In one window of Candidatus Fonsibacter ubiquis DNA:
- a CDS encoding alpha/beta hydrolase, giving the protein MKLIEENIFLKTISLQQTSPVAKYLVVFCHGYGADGKDLINIGNYWQRFLPDFYFTSPNAPNICSVNPGGFEWFDLMSQDQKKINFELENSIHKLTEFINAKLKALVLDCSKLFLVGFSQGTMMSLHYSLTNTNTIGGVVGYSGKIYDPILLEKNIKSKPPIFLMHGNDDNIVPLEEMMEAKNFLIKNKINLKTKIFKGCGHSIPTQGLSLGLEFININKK; this is encoded by the coding sequence TGAAGAAAATATCTTTTTAAAAACAATCTCATTGCAACAAACATCCCCCGTTGCAAAATATTTAGTAGTTTTTTGCCATGGATATGGTGCTGATGGTAAAGATTTAATTAATATTGGAAATTATTGGCAAAGGTTTTTGCCAGATTTTTATTTTACTTCACCAAATGCCCCAAATATTTGTTCTGTGAACCCTGGGGGGTTTGAGTGGTTTGATTTAATGAGTCAGGATCAAAAAAAGATAAATTTTGAATTAGAAAATTCAATACATAAATTAACAGAATTTATTAATGCAAAACTCAAAGCACTAGTTTTAGATTGTTCAAAGCTTTTTCTTGTGGGTTTTAGTCAAGGAACAATGATGTCTTTACATTACTCATTGACAAATACTAATACAATTGGAGGGGTCGTTGGGTATTCGGGTAAAATTTATGATCCTATTTTATTAGAGAAGAATATAAAATCAAAACCTCCAATTTTTTTAATGCACGGTAATGATGATAATATTGTTCCATTAGAGGAAATGATGGAAGCAAAAAATTTTTTAATTAAAAATAAGATAAATTTAAAAACTAAAATTTTTAAAGGATGTGGTCACTCTATACCAACTCAAGGACTAAGTTTAGGTTTAGAATTTATTAACATTAATAAAAAATAA